A genomic segment from Lutibacter sp. A80 encodes:
- a CDS encoding glycoside hydrolase family 2 TIM barrel-domain containing protein — MTKYSIQFSTLLLISIVVTLFSCVENKKEKPMYTAEKWENPEWENPEIFQINREQPTAAFYRYKNSELALKNESWENSSLYKSLNGTWNFYYADSVQARPTDFYKAGFDITGWDTISVPSNWELKGFGIPVYTNVKYMFPANPPYIPHNINNNGSYLKEFEISEDWDGKDIYLHFAGVSGAMYVWLNGEMVGYNEGSKTPAEFKVTDLIKKGTNKLAVQVLRWSDASYMEDQDFWRLSGIERDVYLYATNKITLRDFKVTADLENNYKDGVFNLSLKVNNNTPKTSKKEVVVKLLDGDKVVYNETKEVNLKTGQNTIDFAKNIVNVKTWNAEHPNLYTLLLSVNNETTSIKVGFRNIAIKNNQFLVNGKPVLLKGVNLHDHSDTEGHVVSEALTLKDLEVMKQNNVNAIRCSHYPKNTHFYRLCDEYGFYVIDEANIETHGMGATNQGLNNNKKKQAVHPAYLPEWKEAHLDRTIRMFERDKNHASIITWSLGNEAGNGDNFVATYNWLKENDSTRPTQYEGATKYDNTDIQAPMYWSIESMIKYAENNPTRPLIQCEYAHAMGNSVGNLQDYWDVIEKYDIMQGGFIWDWVDQGILTTNDKGESYWAYGGDLGGQDLQHDKNFCLNGVVNPDRTPHPSLYEVKKVYQYIKFKASNLKNGEIEIKNIYDFTNLSEFDFEWKLLENGVEISKGNIPQLDIAPYASKKVSINLPALENSTSEYHLNVYAKTKKATDLVPEGYEIAYEQFELTDAKTPKFLTESNNDIKISNDDTSISVTADAFNIAFSKETGAISTLDYGQGNIILEGVKANFWRATTDNDFGFKMPKKLGVWKEASKQQKLISIEEKQDSKGLVSIKTVFELTAVKANATINYTINSLGEILVTTNLENVDSKLPMLPKFGNNLIIKNEFNQVKWFGKGPFENYQDRNTAALVGQYQSSVEELYYPYIRPQENGNRTETRWVSFINNEGKGIKITGINKINFSTHHQLNDDFDAGDSKKQRHTTDIVKRDLVSINIDYKQMGVGGDTSWGRTAHKQYQIKPSNLSYSYTIKPIQ; from the coding sequence ATGACAAAGTATTCAATTCAATTTAGTACACTACTGTTAATATCGATAGTTGTAACTCTTTTTTCTTGTGTAGAAAATAAAAAAGAAAAGCCTATGTACACAGCCGAAAAATGGGAAAACCCTGAATGGGAAAATCCTGAGATATTTCAAATTAATAGAGAACAACCAACTGCTGCTTTTTATAGATATAAAAACTCTGAATTAGCTTTAAAAAATGAAAGTTGGGAAAATTCTTCTTTATATAAATCTTTAAACGGAACTTGGAATTTCTATTACGCAGATAGCGTACAAGCAAGACCAACAGATTTTTATAAAGCTGGTTTTGATATAACAGGTTGGGATACTATTAGTGTTCCTTCAAATTGGGAATTAAAAGGGTTTGGAATACCCGTTTATACAAATGTAAAATATATGTTTCCTGCAAATCCACCATACATTCCACACAATATAAATAATAATGGTAGTTATTTAAAAGAATTTGAAATTTCTGAAGATTGGGACGGAAAAGATATTTATTTACATTTTGCTGGTGTTAGTGGCGCTATGTATGTTTGGCTAAATGGAGAAATGGTTGGTTATAATGAAGGAAGTAAAACTCCTGCAGAATTTAAAGTTACAGACCTTATTAAAAAAGGTACTAACAAATTAGCCGTACAAGTTTTACGTTGGTCTGATGCAAGTTATATGGAAGATCAAGACTTTTGGAGACTTAGCGGAATTGAAAGAGATGTATATTTATATGCAACAAATAAAATTACTTTAAGAGATTTTAAAGTAACTGCAGATTTAGAAAATAACTATAAAGATGGTGTTTTTAATCTTTCTTTAAAGGTTAATAATAACACTCCAAAAACTTCTAAAAAAGAAGTGGTTGTAAAACTTTTAGATGGTGATAAAGTAGTTTATAATGAAACTAAAGAAGTCAACCTAAAAACAGGGCAAAATACTATTGATTTCGCAAAAAACATTGTGAATGTTAAAACTTGGAATGCAGAACATCCAAATTTATATACTTTACTTTTAAGTGTTAATAATGAAACAACAAGTATAAAAGTAGGATTTAGAAATATTGCTATAAAAAACAATCAGTTTTTAGTAAACGGAAAACCTGTTTTATTAAAAGGTGTTAACTTACATGACCACAGTGACACTGAAGGACATGTTGTTTCAGAAGCATTAACTTTAAAAGATTTAGAAGTAATGAAACAAAACAACGTAAACGCTATTCGTTGTAGCCATTACCCTAAAAATACACACTTTTATAGACTCTGTGATGAATATGGTTTTTATGTAATTGATGAAGCCAATATTGAAACACATGGTATGGGCGCAACTAACCAAGGTTTAAATAATAATAAGAAAAAACAAGCAGTACATCCAGCATATTTACCTGAATGGAAAGAGGCACATTTAGATAGAACTATACGTATGTTTGAGCGCGATAAAAACCATGCATCAATTATAACTTGGTCTCTTGGTAATGAAGCTGGAAACGGAGATAATTTTGTAGCTACCTACAATTGGTTAAAAGAAAATGATTCAACTAGACCAACACAATATGAAGGTGCCACAAAATATGATAATACTGATATACAAGCACCAATGTATTGGTCTATAGAATCTATGATAAAATATGCCGAAAATAATCCTACACGTCCATTAATTCAATGTGAATATGCACATGCAATGGGGAATAGTGTTGGTAATCTTCAAGATTACTGGGATGTTATTGAAAAGTACGATATAATGCAAGGTGGTTTTATTTGGGACTGGGTAGACCAAGGTATTTTAACAACAAATGATAAAGGAGAGTCTTATTGGGCATACGGAGGAGATTTAGGAGGCCAAGATTTACAACACGATAAAAACTTCTGTTTAAACGGAGTTGTAAACCCTGATAGAACACCTCATCCTTCACTGTATGAAGTAAAAAAAGTATATCAATACATAAAATTTAAAGCTTCAAACTTAAAAAATGGAGAAATAGAAATTAAAAACATCTACGATTTTACCAACTTAAGTGAATTTGATTTTGAATGGAAATTATTAGAAAATGGTGTTGAAATTTCTAAAGGAAATATCCCTCAATTAGACATAGCTCCTTATGCTTCAAAAAAAGTAAGTATAAATTTACCTGCTTTAGAAAATAGTACTTCAGAATATCATTTAAACGTATATGCTAAAACTAAAAAAGCTACAGATTTAGTTCCTGAAGGATATGAAATTGCTTACGAACAATTTGAATTAACAGACGCTAAAACACCTAAATTTTTAACTGAAAGTAATAATGATATAAAAATTAGTAACGACGATACATCAATTTCAGTTACTGCAGATGCTTTTAATATCGCTTTTAGCAAAGAAACAGGAGCTATAAGTACTTTAGATTATGGGCAAGGAAATATAATTTTAGAAGGTGTAAAAGCTAATTTTTGGAGAGCAACTACAGATAATGATTTTGGTTTTAAAATGCCTAAAAAATTAGGTGTTTGGAAAGAAGCTTCTAAACAACAAAAACTAATTTCTATTGAAGAAAAACAAGATAGTAAAGGTCTAGTTTCTATTAAAACTGTTTTTGAATTAACCGCAGTAAAAGCAAATGCAACTATAAATTATACCATTAATAGTTTAGGAGAAATACTAGTAACTACTAATTTAGAGAATGTAGATTCTAAACTTCCAATGTTGCCAAAATTTGGAAACAATTTGATTATTAAAAATGAATTTAATCAAGTAAAATGGTTTGGTAAAGGTCCTTTTGAAAATTATCAAGATAGAAATACTGCGGCATTAGTTGGTCAGTATCAATCTAGTGTTGAAGAATTATATTATCCATACATACGCCCACAAGAAAACGGTAATAGAACAGAAACAAGATGGGTTTCTTTTATAAATAATGAAGGTAAAGGAATTAAAATTACTGGTATTAATAAAATAAACTTTAGTACACACCATCAATTAAATGATGATTTTGATGCTGGAGACTCTAAAAAACAACGTCATACTACAGATATTGTAAAAAGAGATTTGGTAAGTATTAATATCGATTATAAGCAAATGGGTGTTGGTGGTGATACTAGTTGGGGTAGAACAGCTCATAAACAATACCAAATAAAACCTTCAAATTTATCGTACAGTTATACCATAAAACCAATACAGTAA
- a CDS encoding arylsulfatase gives MNCTIKIICLYSLLLTIGGCTIKKQNTKTTETKKPNIIYILADDLGYGDISFNGQEKFSTPNIDKLAKDGMFFTDHYAGSTVCAPSRSALMTGQHTGNTFIRGNKKVTSEGQLPIKSSIVTVPELLKSAGYVTGAFGKWGLGYPGSEGDPNNQGFDEFYGYNCQRIAHNYYPYHLWHNQTKVMLEGNSGDKTEDYAPEFIHEQALSFIEKNKDSTFFLYYPTTIPHAELLLPEKYITKYRGKLLPEKKFNGVDDGEFYKNGGYGSQKETHAAFAAMIYLLDKQVGEIRKKIEDLGIADNTIIIFTSDNGPHKEGGADPIYFNSNGDLRGFKRDLYEGGIRVPMIATWPGKIKANTTSNHMSAFWDFLPTACEIAEISTPENIDGISFLPELMDKQQNTHEYLYWEFHEQKGKQAVRLGDWKGIRLKMSDNPNAPIELYNISKDIKEEHNIATKHPDIVKKIIKIMDNEHNLSEEFSFKFEN, from the coding sequence ATGAATTGTACTATAAAAATAATATGCTTATATTCTCTATTGCTTACAATAGGTGGTTGCACTATAAAAAAACAAAACACAAAAACTACTGAAACTAAAAAACCTAATATTATCTACATATTGGCCGACGATTTAGGTTATGGTGATATCAGTTTTAATGGTCAAGAAAAATTCTCTACACCAAACATAGATAAATTGGCTAAAGATGGTATGTTTTTTACAGATCATTATGCTGGTTCAACAGTTTGTGCACCTTCTCGTTCAGCTTTAATGACAGGGCAACATACTGGAAATACTTTTATTCGTGGAAATAAAAAAGTAACCTCTGAAGGACAATTACCTATCAAATCATCTATTGTAACTGTTCCTGAACTTTTAAAATCTGCTGGTTATGTTACGGGTGCTTTTGGTAAATGGGGATTAGGTTATCCAGGTTCAGAAGGAGATCCAAACAATCAAGGTTTCGATGAGTTTTATGGTTACAATTGTCAAAGAATTGCACATAATTATTATCCATATCATTTATGGCATAACCAAACTAAAGTAATGTTAGAGGGTAATAGCGGAGATAAAACTGAAGATTATGCGCCTGAATTTATTCATGAACAAGCCCTTTCTTTCATCGAAAAAAATAAAGATTCTACCTTTTTCTTATACTACCCAACAACAATACCACATGCCGAACTTCTTTTACCTGAAAAGTACATTACTAAATATAGAGGCAAGCTTTTACCTGAAAAAAAATTTAATGGAGTAGATGATGGAGAATTTTACAAAAATGGTGGGTATGGCTCTCAAAAAGAAACACATGCTGCTTTTGCTGCTATGATATATCTTTTAGATAAACAAGTAGGTGAAATTAGAAAAAAAATTGAAGACCTTGGTATTGCAGATAATACTATTATAATATTTACTTCAGATAATGGTCCGCATAAAGAAGGTGGTGCAGATCCAATTTATTTTAATAGTAATGGAGATTTAAGAGGATTTAAACGCGATTTATATGAAGGTGGAATTCGTGTTCCAATGATTGCAACTTGGCCTGGTAAAATAAAAGCAAATACAACTTCAAATCATATGTCTGCTTTTTGGGATTTTTTACCTACCGCTTGTGAAATTGCAGAGATTAGTACACCTGAAAATATTGATGGAATTTCATTTTTACCAGAATTAATGGATAAACAACAAAATACACATGAGTATTTATATTGGGAGTTTCATGAACAAAAAGGAAAACAAGCTGTTAGATTAGGTGATTGGAAAGGAATTCGATTAAAAATGAGCGATAATCCAAATGCACCTATAGAACTTTACAATATTTCTAAAGATATTAAAGAAGAGCATAATATTGCTACTAAACATCCGGATATTGTGAAAAAAATTATTAAAATTATGGATAATGAACACAACTTATCTGAAGAATTTAGTTTTAAATTTGAAAATTAA
- a CDS encoding sugar-binding domain-containing protein — MSIKKLIVVTFILANLSAFSQISFGDAQKINDNWKFILQDIPEAKNASYQNTDWQTVNVPHDWSVKEQLSPTLASCTGFLPGGIGWYRKAINIPESKQGEKVYLYFEGVYNRSEVFINGHSLGKRPNGYISFAYDATSFVKYGEENTIAVRVDHSKSADSRWYTGSGIYRNVWLVYANPIHIAQWGVFAHPELNKTTGILNIEVALENETASKVNLKVKNELLDLNGKVVSKTYNRVVITPNNSNKITTKLQLKNAKLWDLENPNLYNLRTTVFKNGVQIDQTITQTGFRSFTFDPDKGFALNGKWMKMKGVCLHHDSGVLGSAMYKDVWEKRLKTLKKIGVNAIRTSHNPQAPDFYKLCDELGLLVLNEAYDEWEFPKRKWLVGWNKGTPGFEGSYDYFEDWAEKDLEDFVRRDRNHLSVFAWSIGNEVDYPNDPYSHPVLDGGGDTGFSQATYGGYQKDAPDAMRLGAIAKRLVAAVEKYDTSRPTTAGLAGVAMSNKTAYPSALGIAGYNYTESKYHSDHKKYPNRVIYGSENRHDIDAWLAVKNNEHIFGQFLWTGIDYLGESGKWPSRGFYSGLVDFSGEIKPKGYFRQSLWSAEPMIYIGTYIPKNKNHISMDAWPLWNYEEGKMIRVACYTNAAKARLELNGKIVGEEKKYDEETGIIYWDIPFEKGKLEAVGLNANNKEESRYAIIQSQQPYALVVDQNNITIDSENGVAQINVRVVDKDGLPVMLSDNEVKCTIEGPATLLGLEAGNNSDMTDYTDNVQRVFHGHILAHIKTNGEKGTVKVNFKSPWLQPVSTTITIE, encoded by the coding sequence ATGTCTATTAAAAAACTCATAGTAGTAACTTTTATTTTAGCCAATTTATCTGCTTTTAGTCAGATATCATTTGGAGATGCTCAAAAAATTAATGATAATTGGAAGTTTATACTTCAAGATATTCCAGAGGCTAAAAATGCCTCTTATCAAAATACCGATTGGCAAACTGTTAATGTACCTCATGATTGGAGTGTAAAAGAACAACTAAGTCCTACTTTGGCAAGTTGTACAGGTTTTTTACCAGGTGGAATTGGCTGGTACAGAAAAGCAATAAATATTCCAGAAAGTAAGCAAGGTGAAAAAGTATATTTATATTTTGAAGGTGTATACAATAGGAGTGAGGTTTTTATTAACGGTCATTCTTTAGGGAAACGACCAAACGGATATATTTCTTTTGCTTATGACGCTACTTCTTTTGTAAAATATGGAGAAGAAAATACTATTGCAGTTCGTGTAGATCATAGTAAAAGTGCAGACTCTCGTTGGTATACCGGATCAGGAATTTATAGAAATGTTTGGTTGGTATATGCCAACCCGATACATATAGCACAATGGGGGGTTTTTGCACATCCAGAGTTAAATAAAACCACAGGAATTTTAAATATTGAAGTTGCTTTAGAAAATGAAACTGCTTCAAAAGTAAATTTAAAGGTTAAAAATGAATTATTAGATTTAAATGGTAAAGTAGTTTCAAAAACGTATAATAGAGTAGTAATTACACCAAATAATTCAAATAAAATTACAACTAAATTACAACTGAAAAATGCTAAGTTATGGGATTTGGAAAATCCAAACCTATATAATTTAAGAACAACAGTTTTTAAAAATGGTGTTCAAATAGACCAAACAATTACTCAAACAGGTTTTAGAAGTTTCACTTTTGATCCTGATAAAGGTTTTGCCCTAAATGGAAAATGGATGAAAATGAAAGGAGTTTGCTTGCATCATGATTCAGGTGTTTTAGGATCTGCAATGTATAAAGATGTTTGGGAAAAGAGATTAAAAACACTTAAAAAAATAGGTGTAAATGCAATACGTACAAGTCATAACCCGCAAGCACCTGATTTTTATAAATTATGTGATGAATTAGGTTTACTTGTATTAAATGAAGCTTATGATGAATGGGAATTTCCTAAACGTAAATGGTTAGTAGGGTGGAATAAAGGCACTCCAGGGTTTGAAGGTAGTTATGATTATTTTGAAGATTGGGCTGAGAAAGATTTAGAAGATTTTGTACGTCGTGATAGAAATCACTTATCTGTTTTTGCTTGGAGTATTGGTAATGAAGTAGATTATCCAAATGATCCATATTCTCATCCGGTTTTAGATGGAGGAGGAGATACTGGATTTTCACAAGCAACTTACGGAGGTTATCAAAAAGATGCTCCAGATGCTATGCGTCTTGGTGCCATAGCAAAACGTTTAGTAGCTGCGGTTGAAAAATATGATACATCTAGACCTACAACTGCTGGTCTTGCAGGAGTTGCAATGTCTAATAAAACTGCATATCCAAGTGCTTTAGGTATTGCAGGTTATAATTATACAGAAAGTAAATACCATTCAGATCATAAAAAATATCCTAATAGAGTTATTTACGGAAGTGAAAATCGCCATGATATTGATGCTTGGTTAGCTGTAAAAAATAATGAACATATTTTTGGACAGTTTTTATGGACAGGTATAGATTATTTGGGTGAATCTGGAAAATGGCCTTCTAGAGGATTTTATTCAGGATTAGTAGATTTTTCTGGAGAAATAAAACCAAAAGGTTATTTCCGTCAATCACTCTGGTCTGCAGAACCTATGATATATATTGGAACGTATATTCCTAAAAATAAAAATCATATTTCTATGGATGCTTGGCCTTTATGGAACTATGAAGAAGGAAAAATGATTAGAGTTGCTTGTTATACCAATGCAGCAAAAGCACGTTTAGAATTAAATGGAAAAATTGTTGGTGAAGAGAAAAAATACGATGAAGAAACGGGTATTATTTATTGGGATATTCCTTTTGAAAAAGGAAAATTAGAAGCTGTTGGTTTAAATGCTAACAATAAAGAAGAAAGTCGTTATGCAATTATACAATCTCAACAACCTTACGCACTTGTAGTTGATCAAAATAATATAACTATTGATTCAGAAAATGGCGTAGCTCAAATTAATGTTCGTGTAGTAGATAAAGATGGATTACCTGTTATGTTAAGTGATAATGAAGTAAAATGTACTATAGAAGGTCCGGCTACACTTTTAGGTCTTGAAGCTGGAAATAATTCAGATATGACAGATTATACAGACAATGTACAACGTGTATTTCACGGACATATTTTGGCTCATATTAAAACAAATGGAGAAAAAGGTACGGTTAAAGTTAATTTTAAAAGCCCTTGGTTACAACCAGTTTCAACTACAATTACAATTGAATAA
- a CDS encoding arylsulfatase, producing the protein MEKYFNKLKTKLIYFILLLAILGCGNKQKTISKETQTEIKPNIIYILADDLGYGDISFNGQKKFSTPNIDKLAKDGMFFTDHYAGSTVCAPSRSTLMTGQHTGNTFIRGNKGTEHEGDFPIEDSEVTVAELLKTAGYVTGAFGKWGLGYPGSEGDPNNQGFDEFYGYNWQLIGHNYHPYNLWHNQTKVMLEGNSGDKTEDYAPEIIHEQALSFIEKNKDTTFFMYYPSIIPHAELVAPEVYMEMFRGKLLPENKYKGKDYGDKSYKMGGYASQDEPHTAFAAMVYLLDKQVGEIRKKIEDLGIADNTIIIFTSDNGPHKEGGADPIYFNSNGDLRGFKRDLYEGGIRVPMIATWPGKIKANTISNHMSAFWDFLPTACEIAEVSTPENIDGISFLPELLEKEQESHEYLYWEFLERGGRQAVRLDNWKGVRLKMSDNPNATIELYNLTNDIGEQNNVADKNPEIVKKISEIMDKEHTYSKEYSFKFEKNK; encoded by the coding sequence ATGGAAAAATATTTTAATAAATTAAAAACAAAACTGATATATTTTATTTTACTTTTAGCTATTTTAGGTTGTGGAAATAAGCAAAAAACTATAAGTAAAGAAACCCAAACAGAAATAAAACCTAATATTATCTACATATTAGCAGATGATTTAGGTTATGGTGATATCAGTTTTAATGGTCAAAAAAAATTCTCTACACCAAACATAGATAAACTTGCTAAAGATGGTATGTTTTTTACAGATCATTATGCTGGTTCAACAGTTTGTGCACCCTCTAGATCTACTTTAATGACTGGTCAACATACAGGAAACACCTTTATTCGTGGAAATAAAGGAACAGAACATGAAGGTGATTTTCCTATAGAGGATTCAGAAGTAACAGTTGCTGAACTTTTAAAAACAGCAGGCTATGTTACGGGTGCTTTTGGTAAATGGGGATTAGGTTATCCTGGTTCAGAAGGAGATCCAAACAATCAAGGTTTTGATGAGTTTTATGGTTACAACTGGCAATTGATTGGACATAATTACCACCCATATAATTTATGGCATAACCAAACGAAAGTAATGTTAGAAGGTAATAGTGGAGATAAAACTGAAGATTATGCGCCTGAAATTATTCATGAACAAGCACTTTCATTCATCGAAAAAAATAAGGATACTACTTTTTTTATGTATTACCCTTCAATAATTCCACACGCAGAACTTGTTGCTCCTGAAGTTTATATGGAAATGTTTAGAGGTAAATTATTGCCTGAAAATAAATATAAAGGTAAAGATTATGGAGATAAAAGCTATAAAATGGGAGGTTATGCTTCTCAAGACGAGCCACACACAGCTTTTGCAGCTATGGTATACCTTTTAGATAAGCAGGTTGGTGAAATTAGAAAAAAAATTGAAGACCTTGGTATTGCAGATAATACTATTATAATATTTACTTCAGATAATGGTCCGCATAAAGAAGGTGGTGCAGATCCAATTTATTTTAATAGTAATGGAGATTTAAGAGGATTTAAACGCGATTTATATGAAGGTGGTATTCGTGTTCCAATGATTGCAACTTGGCCTGGTAAAATAAAAGCAAATACTATTTCAAATCATATGTCTGCTTTTTGGGATTTTTTACCTACAGCTTGTGAAATTGCAGAGGTTAGTACACCTGAAAATATTGATGGAATTTCATTTTTACCAGAATTATTAGAAAAAGAACAAGAAAGCCATGAGTATTTATATTGGGAATTTTTAGAGCGCGGAGGAAGACAGGCTGTTAGACTTGACAATTGGAAAGGTGTTCGATTAAAAATGAGCGATAACCCTAATGCAACAATAGAACTCTATAATTTAACGAACGATATTGGAGAGCAAAATAATGTTGCAGATAAAAACCCAGAAATTGTTAAAAAGATTTCTGAAATTATGGATAAAGAACACACATATTCTAAAGAGTATAGCTTTAAGTTCGAAAAAAATAAATAG
- a CDS encoding RNA polymerase sigma factor, with translation MNFNNNLFLIQELKNGNDKAFNFLMETYYKNLCGYAYTLTNDKAFSEDIVQNVFVSIWTNKNNLKPNFSIKSYLFRSVYNEFIDQYRKNKPVINLEKKYLEALDIVVEKSDGEINELIDLVNKEINKLPSKCKQIFLLNKKEGLTHIEIAEYLNISIKTIEGHMTRAFKILSKKLGKEFNSIFFLLFDFKKQVDLSKISCF, from the coding sequence TTGAATTTTAATAATAATTTATTTCTGATACAAGAATTAAAAAATGGCAATGACAAAGCTTTTAATTTTTTAATGGAGACATACTATAAAAACCTTTGTGGCTATGCCTATACTTTAACCAATGATAAAGCTTTTTCCGAAGATATTGTTCAAAATGTATTTGTTTCAATTTGGACCAATAAAAATAATCTAAAACCAAATTTTTCAATTAAAAGTTATTTATTTAGATCCGTTTATAATGAGTTTATTGATCAATATAGAAAAAATAAACCTGTTATCAACTTAGAAAAAAAATATCTTGAAGCTTTAGACATCGTTGTTGAAAAAAGTGATGGTGAAATAAATGAATTAATAGACTTGGTTAATAAAGAGATAAATAAGTTACCTTCAAAATGTAAACAAATATTTTTATTGAATAAAAAAGAAGGCTTAACACATATTGAAATTGCGGAGTATCTAAATATCTCAATAAAAACAATAGAAGGTCATATGACAAGAGCTTTCAAAATTCTTAGTAAAAAATTAGGGAAAGAGTTTAATTCAATATTTTTCTTATTATTTGATTTTAAAAAACAGGTGGATCTATCCAAAATTTCGTGTTTTTGA
- a CDS encoding FecR family protein yields the protein MRASEIQKIIVKFLNKEANIDDLEKLDKWLDKKENTFLFNRFVQVEFLTALGMGEYDINKAKEQIRLKLNNVKRRNRLTLLKRMSIAASITLIIGFSLYKFYNHSIIMKEISEVEKKINVGSSKAILTLENGNQIRLNKGEKYKNEKVSSNGEELLYTNTKNANSNEEITYNYLTIPRGGEFFIKLSDGTQVWLNSESQLKYPIAFVEGEPRQVELVYGEAYFDVSKSIEHNGSSFKVFHKEQEVKVLGTQFNIKAYSDEVHIYTTLVEGKIAIETKKNQKTLSPNQQAIVNLSTDELKIETVDVYNEISWRAGLFSFENKQLDEVMTVLSRWYNIDVIFTNKDKKKIKFNGVFKKSQHIEEILSMITDNSDKVSYAINEKTITIK from the coding sequence ATGAGAGCATCTGAAATTCAAAAAATAATTGTTAAGTTTCTTAATAAAGAGGCAAATATTGATGATTTGGAAAAGTTGGATAAATGGTTGGATAAAAAGGAAAATACTTTTTTATTTAATCGTTTTGTTCAAGTTGAATTTCTAACAGCATTAGGTATGGGTGAATATGACATAAATAAAGCTAAGGAACAAATTAGATTAAAGCTTAATAATGTAAAGAGAAGGAATAGATTAACGCTTTTAAAAAGAATGTCAATTGCGGCTTCAATTACTTTAATAATTGGTTTTTCTTTATATAAATTTTACAACCATAGTATAATTATGAAAGAAATTTCTGAAGTAGAAAAAAAGATTAACGTTGGATCTAGTAAGGCAATATTAACTTTAGAGAATGGTAACCAAATAAGATTAAATAAAGGGGAAAAATATAAGAATGAAAAAGTTAGTAGTAATGGTGAAGAACTGTTATATACTAACACTAAAAATGCTAATTCAAATGAAGAAATAACCTATAACTATTTAACCATTCCAAGAGGAGGAGAGTTCTTTATAAAATTATCAGATGGAACACAGGTTTGGTTAAATTCAGAATCTCAGTTAAAATATCCTATTGCTTTTGTTGAAGGAGAACCACGTCAGGTTGAATTGGTATATGGTGAAGCGTATTTTGATGTGTCAAAAAGTATAGAACATAATGGATCAAGTTTTAAGGTATTTCATAAAGAACAAGAAGTTAAAGTACTTGGTACACAATTTAATATAAAAGCTTATTCGGACGAGGTGCATATTTATACCACTTTAGTGGAGGGGAAAATAGCTATAGAAACCAAGAAAAACCAAAAAACACTAAGTCCGAATCAACAAGCTATTGTTAATTTAAGTACTGATGAGCTTAAAATTGAAACCGTTGATGTGTACAATGAAATATCTTGGAGAGCAGGTCTCTTTAGTTTTGAAAATAAGCAATTAGATGAAGTTATGACTGTACTTTCTAGATGGTATAATATAGATGTTATTTTTACAAACAAAGATAAAAAGAAGATAAAATTTAATGGTGTTTTTAAGAAATCACAACATATAGAAGAAATTTTATCTATGATTACTGACAATAGTGATAAAGTAAGCTATGCTATTAACGAAAAAACAATTACTATAAAATAA